DNA sequence from the Aspergillus luchuensis mitochondrion, complete genome genome:
AAGTAAAGTAGCCTTCTATATTTTCGTTGCTAATTTCTTAGTATTAATGCAAATAGGTGCAAAACACGTTGAAACTCCATTTATTGAGTTAGGACAAATTTCTACTGTGTTATATTTTGCACACTTTTTTGTAATAGTACCTGTAGTTAGTCTTATTGAAAATAGTTTAGTAGAATTAGCTACTAAAAAATAATAATATTATTTTTTAAATTACTTTAGTAGTTTGTTTTGTTATTTTAACTATTATTTAGTTTCCTCGCGTTTTTAAAAATTTATTTTTTTTTATAAATTTGCGTGCTAACTGCATGCACGCGAGGTTATATATATATTTTTAATATATAAGGAGCTTGAGCAGAGGGTTCTGCGTTTTGATTGCAAATTGAAATAAAGGGATTCGAGTTCCCCGGGCTCCTAAAAATATATTTATTTCTATAGCTATATTTGATTAATGGTTACAAGTTTAAATGTTTATTAACTTATAGCTTAATAGAGGTTAAATAGAAATAATTCGTCGCGCGCGCACGCTCACTGCGCGCGAGGGGACTATTTAATTACTTCGCGCGCGTGCAGTTAGCACGCACGCGAGGGTACTAAATATATTTTAAATTTAATAATTATTTGTTATAAAATAGTAGGTAAATATATAGTTATAGTTAAAGTTAAATATAGCTATAACTATCTTTTTTTACTTTTAGCTTATTTAAACATAAATATAAAAATATATAATATAATTAATAATACTGCACGTTTTAAAATATTAAAAATATTATAACTATATATTTTTTTTTATGTAATATAAAATAAAAAAAAAAAATGTCAAATATAATTTCAATAATTCAAGGATTATTAGTTATTGTTCCTGCTTTAATATCTGTTGCTTTTGTAACAATATCAGAAAGAAAAGTTATGGCTAGTATGCAAAGAAGAGTAGGACCTAATGCAGTAGGTTATTATGGTTTATTACAAGCATTTGCTGATGCATTAAAATTATTATTAAAAGAGTATGTAGCACCAACACAAGCTAATATTATATTATTCTTCCTTGGACCTGTTATAACTTTAATTTTTGCTTTATTAGGTTATCTTGTAATTCCTTATGCTCCAGGTACATTTATATCTGACCATCGTTTAGGTATATTTTTTATGTTAGCAGTTAGTGCTATAGCTACATATGGTATATTATTAGCTGGATGATCTGCTAATTCTAAATATGCTTTTTTAGGTTCATTAAGAAGTACTGCTCAATTAATTAGTTATGAGTTAATCTTAAGTTCTGTATTATTATTAGTTATATTATTAACTGGTAGTTTAAATGTTATTACTATAGTAGAATCACAAAAAGCAGTATCTTTATTATTACCTTTATTACCTTTATTTATTGTATTCTTTATAGGTTCTATAGCAGAAACTAATAGAGCGCCATTTGATTTAGCTGAGGCTGAATCAGAACTTGTAAGTGGTTTCATGACAGAACATTCTGCTAGTATTTTTGTTTTCTTCTTCTTAGCTGAATATGCTAGTATTATATTAATTTGTATTTTAAATAGTATTTTATTCTTTGGAGGTTATTTATCTATTATCGTTTTTAGTATTATTTCACTTCTAGATTTAAGTCGTGAAGATACTTTATTTCATGTTTTAATATCTATTATATCTAGTTCTCCTATAAATTTAGCTGTTAAAACATCTATATTAGTATTTGTTTTTATTTGAGTTAGAGCTTCTTTCCCTAGAATTCGTTTTGATCAATTAATGTCAGTTTGTTGATTAGTTTTATTACCTATTACTATTGCTTATGTTATACTTTTGCCTTGTGTGGTTTCTGGTTTACTGATAAACCCTGTGAATATTTCTTTACTTTAATTTTATCTATATTTGCTTTAGTTTTACCTATGTTTGAATATATTTTTGTAATAATATTTACAGATTTAGAAAAAAGTAAATATTTTAAAATTATTTATATGTTTATCATTGATTTTATTGATTTCTTTATAATTATTATTAAAAAAATCTGATATTTTTATATTAAATATTTTATTATTGATATCTTAGTATTTTATATTAAGAAATTTATTATTTTCTTGTTTAACTATCTTTTTAAATATTTAATTAAGTACTCTCCATTATTTAAATCTTATTATTATTCTTATATTAAACCTATTTATGTTTACCTTTATAATAAACAAATTGTAAAAATCATGAATCATCCTTTAGTTTCATTTTTACAAAATGAAAAGGTAAAAAAATATTATATTTTTTTATTTAATTGTGAAAAGATAACTAAATATAGTAAATGATTTAAATGTTTATTTAATTTATTAATTCTTGGTTTAATTATAAAAGATATTAATAGTAATTATGAATTCTTAACATCTCTTGATAAATTTATGGATAATATTTTATCTCCTAACTTTTATATAATGTTAGCTTATTCTAGTATTAAATACTATTTTTTTAGTAAAATATTATTAATTATTTTTAATATAGTAGTTAATAATAATATTAAAGAAATACACGAGAAATATTTTAATAATATCTTAAATTATTATTATATTATATTACCAACTTTATTTATGTTAACATTATTTACTATATATAATGATGATTATCCTTTAATCTTATCATTAAAAGACTTAATTTTTTATCTTGTAGTAATACATTTAGGTTTAGGGTTTCTAATTGAGGCTTTATATAAAGATATACAAAGCCCTTTAATAACTTTATTTACTATCTTAATAGCGTTATTAGGTATAATAATTGCTATTTTTAATATAAAGGAATGTTTAGAATTTATGGATATGTTTTTTATATTAAAAATTAATGGTAATAATGGTCCACCTTTAGGTCCTTCAGGTAATGGTAATAGAGATCCTTCTGGTCCTCCAGGTAGTCAAGGTCCTCCTGGTCCTCATAATCCCAATTCTCATTTAGGTCAAGATTCTTCTAATGATAGAGATTCTTCTAATAATAGAAGAGATTCTAATAATAGAAGACCTAATAGAGATAGAGAACCTTTTAACCCTAATAGAGACCGTTTTAACCCAAATAGAAATCCTTTTGATTCATATAATAACAGAGATTCTTTTGACTCTTATAATAACGGATATCCTTATAATAACGGATCTCATTATGACCCTAATAATTACAATAATTCTAGTAATCAAGTAATACCTGGTCCTTCAAATAGTCATTCTGGTCCTTCATATAGTCATTCTGGTCCTTCAAATAGTGGAGTAGTTAATTGTTCTTCAAATAGTGGAGTAGTAACTCAAAGTGATTCATTCGAAAGAAAAGTTGGTTTATTTGACTCATTAGGTATAAAAAAATATGATACAGAAAGTACTGTAAAAAATAAAATAAAAAAAGATAAAGAAAGAGTTAGATTGGATCAATTAAAAATAGATGATCCCGCAGCTTATAAACGTTTAATGGAAAGAAGAAGTTTTGCTAATCGGCAAGGATCTCCAGGAACACAATGAGGAAAAGAATTAGAAAAGGCAAAAAGAAATGAAACAAGAATGAGTAAAATGAGAAGTAGAAGTCTAGATTTAAATCCTGAAGGTTTAACTACTGAACAATTACATGCTCGTATGAATGGACAAAGTGTAATGGGAAATGTAACTAATAATAATGGTTATTATCCTCAAACAAATTGAGCAAATAATAATGGTTGTTATCCTCAAACTAATTCAACATATAATAATGGTTCTTATCCTCAAACAAATTGAGCAAACAATACTAACAATCAATCATCAATGCCTTTTGGTAATCAAAGTAGAATAATTAATGAAATTAATAATAATAATAGAAATTTAAATCAAAATAATTGAGTAAACAGTTCTAACAATTTTGATATGACTAATCATAATAATAATAGAGTAAACAATTATAACAATTATGATATGACTAATCAAAATAATAGAGCAAACAATTATAACAATTTTGATATGACTAATCAAAATAATAGAGCAAACAATCTTATCCATCCTAATATAAATACTAGAAGTAGTATGGATATTGAAATGCTTAATCGTCTTAATAGATCTATTAATTCTAGAAATAATAATAATGGAGTAAACAATAATAACAGTCCTAATTCAACAAATAGAAATAATACACCAACAAGTCCTAGACAAGATCAAAATTAGAGAAAAAACATCAAGAAATCCCTTCGGGCGAGGGACGGATAGATAAAAATATCTTATAAATTTACCAAAAATAACTTTTTTAGTTTATAAAAGTATATCTCAATATAGATATATAGATAGTTATATATATTAAATAACAACTTTATTGGCATACATGAAGTGTAATATGTAAAATATTATATTATATAAATTTAATAGTCCCTTCGCGAGCGTGCATACTGCACGCACGCGTTATCTAGTCCCTTCGGGCCTCGCCCGCAAGGCGACAAGACCTTTCTGGGGGCTAGTAATAAATATTTTATTAGTAGTAAATTTATTATATATATATTTAATTATGTCTTTATTATTATTAATAACACCTTTAATAGGAATAGGTTTAATTACAATAGAAACAAATTATGGATTAAGTTTATTTAATGAAATAAAAATAAAATCAATAGCCTTATTAACATCAATAATAAATTTAATAATATCATTAGTAATGTTTATAATATTTGATTTTAGTAGTAAAAGCTATAGCTTTATTGAAGAACATTACCAAATAAGTTATTTTGATATATATTTAGGTGTTGATGGTTTATCTATATATTTTGTTTTATTAACAACAATAATTATGCCTATAGCAATATTATCAAATTGAAATTCAATTACATCTAAAAATGTATTATCATTTGTAGTAATAATGTTATTATTAGAAACATTATTATTAGCAGTATTCTTAGTACTTGATGTATTATTATTTTATATTTTTTTTGAAAGTATATTACCACCATTATTTTTATTAATAGGATTATTTGGTTCAAGTAATAAAGTAAGAGCTAGTTTTTATTTATTCTTATATACATTATTTGGATCATTATTTATGTTATTATCAATAATAGCTATGTCTTCTATAATGGGAACAACAGATTTTGATGCATTATCTAAATCAAATTTTAGTTATATAACTCAATTATTTTTATTCTATGGTATATTTATAGCTTTTGCTGTAAAAACACCAGTAATTTTCTTAAATACTTGATTATTAAAAGCTCACGTTGAATCACCATTATCAGGAAGTATTATTTTAGCTGGTATAGTTTTAAAATTAAGTTTATATGGTATATTTAGATTAATTTTACCTTTATTACCTAAAGCTTCTATAAACTATACATATATTATTTATGTTATAGGTGTAATAACAATATTATATGCTAGTTTTAGTACATTAAGAACAATAGATATTAAAGAACTTATTGCTTATTCATCAGTATCTCACGCTGCTGTTTATTTAATTGGTGCCTTTAGTAATACAATTCAAGGTATTGAAGGTTCAATAGCTTTAGGTTTAGCTCACGGTTTTGTTTCATCAGGTTTATTTATTTGTGCAGGAGGTATTTTATACGATAGATCATCTACTAGATTAATTACATATTATAGAGGTTTAGCTCAAATTATGCCTATATTCTCTGTATTATTCTTTATATTATCATTAGGTAATAGTGGTACTCCTTTAACTCTTAATTTCTTAGGTGAATTTATGTCATTATATGGTGTATTTGAAAGAATGCCTATATTAGGTGTATTAGCTAGTTCATCTATAGTATTCTCTGCTGCTTATACTATATTTATGTATAATAGAATAGTTTTTGGTGGTTCTTACTCTGTTTACTTTAAAGATAATATAGGTGATGTAACTAGAAGAGAATTTATAATGTTATTAATATTTGTTATCTTAACTGTATTATTTGGTATTTACCCAGCACCAATCTTAGATGGATTACACTATTCAGTTTCTTCTTTAATTTATAATGTAAATTAAAAAAAAAAATAATATAATTATAATAATAATAGTTTTATTATTAATACCTCTCCCTCGGAGGGTATTATTCTTATTAGCTTAATGGTAAAGCAGAATACTTCTGATATTCGGATCTGAGTTCGAGTCTTAGATAGGAATATAATAATTATATAATTAGCTTCTGCTATTTATAGCCCTTATAGCTCAACGGTAGAGCGGAATACTGTTAATATTTTGATAGATGTTCGATTCATCTTAAGGGCTTAGTTAAAGTAAAAATGTAAAAATATTATATTTAATCCAATGCCTAAATTCTTTAGGAGTGGTGATAAATCTAATAGATTATCTAAACCAAGAAAAATAAATATAAATATGCCACAATTAGTACCATTTTTTTTTGTTAATCAAGTAGTATTTGCATTTGTTATATTAACAGTATTAATATATGCATTTAGTAAATATATTTTACCAAAATTTGTACGTATTTTTATTTCTCGTATTTATATAAATAAATTATAGTAAGCTATAGTTAATAGCTTTATTAAGTTTAAACTTAAATATTTATATAACAGCACCGCTAGCAGTCGGGCTCCCTCCCCCCTCTCCGGGGGAGGGGAAGTTCCTGTAGGGAGCTATCAATATCTTTACCATATTACTTAAAAATTAAATTTAAAATTTTTACATAATCATAAATGAGAGCAGTAAATTTCGTATTGAGTCCTTTAGACCAATTTGAAGTAAGAGATTTATTTTCTTTAAATAGTAATTTATTAGGAAACATTAATATATCATTAACAAATATAGGTTTATATCTATCAATAGGTGGATTTATAATATTAACATATAGTTTATTAGCAACAAATAATAATAAAATTATACCAAATAACTGATCAATAAGTCAGGAAACTATATATGCTACAGTACACAGTATAGTAATAAATCAACTTAATCCTACAAAAGGACAATTATATTTCCCATTTATATATGCATTATTTATATTTATATTAGTAAATAATTTAATAGGAATGGTGCCATATAGTTTTGCATCAACATCACACTTTATTTTAACATTCTCATTAAGTTTCACAGTTGTTTTAGGTGCAACATTCTTAGGATTCCAAAGACATGGATTAAAATTCTTTTCATTATTTGTACCTTCAGGTTGTCCTTTAGCATTATTACCTTTATTAGTTTTAATCGAATTCATTTCATACTTATCTAGAAATGTTTCTTTAGGTTTAAGACTTGCAGCTAATATTTTATCAGGTCACATGCTTTTATCTATTTTAAGTGGATTTACATATAATATAATGACTAGTGGTATATTATTCTTCTTCTTAGGTTTAGTTCCTTTAGCTTTTATAATTGCATTCTCTGGATTAGAATTAGCTATTGCATTTATTCAAGCTCAAGTTTTCGTTGTTTTAACTTGTTCTTACATTAAAGACGGATTAGATTTACACTAATCTAATTAAAACTTAAACTTAATATTTAAAGAGCTTTTAAGCTTTAAAATATAAAGATATTTTTACAGCGCGGTGGCTTCCAGCAGTCGGGCTCTCCCCCTTCCGCAGGGAGCTAAAAAGCTTTATTTTATTTAATTAAAGATATGAAAATTTTATGTAAAAGGAAAATCCAATACTTTTTAAGCATACATGTTTGATTATCAACCTTTATAGAGATATAAGGAATTTAACAGAAACTAATAATTATTTAAAACGTTAAGTTAATATTAATTGCGAACAATAATCCTATGCTTAGTATTTATTTAGAATTATTAAAATTTAAAACAGAAACCGGGTTATTTATATCTTTAACAAAAAAAAAAATAAAAATAAAAATTCTTTATATTTTAGCAGCGCCGCGGCTTCCAGCAGTGGCGATGCCCCCGGAGGGAGCTAATAGCTATATATAATTTTAGTTATAAAAAAAGTCTATTACAATATAGATATTATGGAATATCCATATATAACTTAAAATTGACAACCATACGTTAATTGGTAAACTAGTCGTCTTCCAAACGATAATTGTGAGTTCGAGCCTCACTGGTTGTAATCGATTATTTCGATCAAATTTATTTTTTTTTTTGTTACATGAAGTAATAAAGATTAAAGATAAAAAGTATATAACAATATAGAGATATAATAAAGATATCTTGTAATGATTAAATTTTTTGAGTTTGATGATGGCTCTGATTGAACGCTGTCCAAGTACTTGACACATGCTAATCGAACGACTATTTATTAAAATAAAATGAGTAGTAGTGGTGTACAGGTGAGTAAAAGATAATTTGGCTACCTTAAAGTAAGGGAAAAATCCCTTATATAAGAAAGGAAAATAAAAGGTCCGCTTTAAGATGTTAATCTTTATCTCGGAGAGTAGTAGGAAAGGTAATGACTTTTCTAGCTAATATCCGTAGTCGTGACTGAGAGGTCGATCGACCACATTGGGTCTGAGAAAACCCCAATGCGTATTAGTACAGCAGTGAGGAATATTGGTCAATGGCCGAAAGGCTGAACCAGTAACTTGGAAGAATGTAAATGTATTTAATAAATACAATAACGATTAACTCGTATAAAATTCTAAATAGGATAATGATAATGACAATTTCCTATTTATAAGTCTTGACCAAATTACGTGCCAGCAGTCGCGGTAATACGTAGAAGACTAGTGTTAGTCATCTTTATTAGGTTTAAAGGGTACCTAGACGGTAAATTAAACTCTAAATGAGTACTTTTTTACTAGAGTTTTATGTGAGAAGGAAGAACTTCTGGAGTAGGGATAAAATACGCAAATACCAGAAGGACTGATAACGGCGAAGGCGTCCTTCTATGTAAAAACTGACGTTGAGGGACGAAGGCTCGGGTAGCGATAAGGATTAGATACCCTAGTAGTCCAAGCAGACAATGATGAATGTCATAGACTAGATTTAATATTTAGTCTATAAATGAAAGTGTAAGCATTCCACCTCAAGAGTAATATGGCAACATATAAACTGAAATCATTAGACCGTTTCTGAAACCAGTAGTGAAGTATGTTATTTAATTCGATAACCCGCGAAAAACCTTACCACAGTTTGAATAACAATTAAAAAATTGTTACAAGCGCTGCACGGCTGTCTTTAGTTAATGTCGTGAGATCTGGTTAACTCCTTTAATTAACGAAAACCCTCACTTTATTTAGATATATAAAGTGGTTCGCCGCTACATAGGATATAGATAATAGGGATTAAGACAAGTCATCATGGCCTTAATACTGTGGGCTATAGACGTGCCACATACGCCTTAACAAAGGGATGCGATATTGTGAAATGGAGCTAATCCCCAAAAAAGGATATAATATGGATTGTAGTCTGTAACTCGACTACATGAATAAGGAATTACTAGTAATCGTGTATCACCAACGGCACGGTGAATTTATTCTCAGCTAGGTACTAACCACTCGTCAGGCGCTGAAAGAAGTATGTGCAATAAGTTTGATTTGCTTATGTATTAATATATATAATCAGGTATATAAATATGTATGTCTTATTTTCGTATGCATGACTTTGATTGGTGTTAAGTCGAAATAAGGTTCGTGTAATGGAAATTGCACGGGATGGATAGAATTTAACAAAAAAAAAAATTATAATAATAATATTTATTTTATCTCTATATCTTTTTTTGAATTATTAAAAATTGTTCAATAAAGTATATAAAGATAATTAAGGAAGGGTCCGTTTGTTGGTTTACGGGTTGAGCTGTAAACTCAATGGCTATATGCCATCGAAGGTTCGATTCCTTTTCTTCCTAATTAGATCATAAATATGTAACTCCTTTCTTGATATTTTATATTTGTATAAAATAATAAAAGATTAGTTTTATTTTATTTAATGAATAATATTTTTTTATTAAACGATTATATAACTAATGGTTATAGATTAGAATTTGTAGATTTTATTTATATAATTTCTATTTTATTTGGTATATTTACTATTATTAGTAGAAATCCTATTGTATCTGTATTATTTTTAATAGGTTTATTTGTTAATATAGCAGGATTATTAATATTAGTAGGATATGATTATATAGGATTATCTTATATATTAGTATATGTAGGTGCTGTTTCAATTTTATTTTTATTCATATTAATGTTAATTAATATTAGAATTTCTGAATTAGTTAGTGAAACTAATAACGATATACCTTTAGCTGTTATAACTGTATTACTTTTTTATTTTATAATAGGACAAGTAATACCTAGTAATTTAACAGATAATACTATAGTTACTAGTTTATCAAATTCATTTTCTGAAGTATATAATGTACAATTAGATAATGAAATATTAAATATAATAGATTTAAAACAAGAAATAGCTTATGCTAGTAGTAAAAGTTGAGATAATTCATTAATAGAATTTACTCATATAACAGGTATAGGTAATATTATGTATACTAACTATTCATTATGATTAATAATAAGTTCAGTAATATTATTAGTAGGTATGGTAGGTGCAATAGTTATAACTATTAAACAAAAGTAGTTTAATTGAAAACTTGTTTATTATAAAATAAATATTAAATGGTATATAAATCAAAAAGAAATTTTCAAAATCATCCTTTCCATTTAGTTTCTCCATCTCCATGACCATTATTTACTAGTTTATCATTATTTATACTTACAACAGCTACAGTTTTATTTATGCACGGTTTTCAAGGTTTTGAATACTTAGTACCAGTAGCTGTAATTAATGTAGCTTATGTTATGGGTTTATGATTTAGAGATGTAATTTCAGAAGGTACATATTTAGGTAATCATACAAATGCAGTTCAAAAAGGATTAAATTTAGGTGTAGGTTTATTTATTATCTCAGAAGTATTCTTCTTCTTAGCTATTTTCTGAGCATTCTTCCACAGTGCTATATCACCTAGTGTTGAATTAGGAGCACAATGACCTCCATTAGGTATACAAGGTGTTAATCCTTTTGAATTACCATTATTAAATACAATTATTTTATTATCATCTGGTGTTACTATTACTTA
Encoded proteins:
- the atp8 gene encoding ATP synthase subunit 8 → MPQLVPFFFVNQVVFAFVILTVLIYAFSKYILPKFVRIFISRIYINKL
- the cox3 gene encoding cytochrome oxidase subunit 3, which codes for MVYKSKRNFQNHPFHLVSPSPWPLFTSLSLFILTTATVLFMHGFQGFEYLVPVAVINVAYVMGLWFRDVISEGTYLGNHTNAVQKGLNLGVGLFIISEVFFFLAIFWAFFHSAISPSVELGAQWPPLGIQGVNPFELPLLNTIILLSSGVTITYAHHSLIQGNRKGALYGTVVTILLAVIFTFFQGVEYTVSSFTISDSVYGSCFYFGTGFHGLHVIIGTAFLAVGLWRLAAYHLTDHHHLGYESGILYWHFVDVVWLFLYISVYYWGY
- the orf1 gene encoding hypothetical protein (stop codon not determined), which produces MFALVLPMFEYIFVIIFTDLEKSKYFKIIYMFIIDFIDFFIIIIKKIWYFYIKYFIIDILVFYIKKFIIFLFNYLFKYLIKYSPLFKSYYYSYIKPIYVYLYNKQIVKIMNHPLVSFLQNEKVKKYYIFLFNCEKITKYSKWFKCLFNLLILGLIIKDINSNYEFLTSLDKFMDNILSPNFYIMLAYSSIKYYFFSKILLIIFNIVVNNNIKEIHEKYFNNILNYYYIILPTLFMLTLFTIYNDDYPLILSLKDLIFYLVVIHLGLGFLIEALYKDIQSPLITLFTILIALLGIIIAIFNIKEC
- the atp6 gene encoding ATP synthase subunit 6, with protein sequence MRAVNFVLSPLDQFEVRDLFSLNSNLLGNINISLTNIGLYLSIGGFIILTYSLLATNNNKIIPNNWSISQETIYATVHSIVINQLNPTKGQLYFPFIYALFIFILVNNLIGMVPYSFASTSHFILTFSLSFTVVLGATFLGFQRHGLKFFSLFVPSGCPLALLPLLVLIEFISYLSRNVSLGLRLAANILSGHMLLSILSGFTYNIMTSGILFFFLGLVPLAFIIAFSGLELAIAFIQAQVFVVLTCSYIKDGLDLH
- the orf2 gene encoding hypothetical protein (stop codon not determined) codes for the protein MDMFFILKINGNNGPPLGPSGNGNRDPSGPPGSQGPPGPHNPNSHLGQDSSNDRDSSNNRRDSNNRRPNRDREPFNPNRDRFNPNRNPFDSYNNRDSFDSYNNGYPYNNGSHYDPNNYNNSSNQVIPGPSNSHSGPSYSHSGPSNSGVVNCSSNSGVVTQSDSFERKVGLFDSLGIKKYDTESTVKNKIKKDKERVRLDQLKIDDPAAYKRLMERRSFANRQGSPGTQWGKELEKAKRNETRMSKMRSRSLDL
- the nad6 gene encoding NADH dehydrogenase subunit 6 gives rise to the protein MNNIFLLNDYITNGYRLEFVDFIYIISILFGIFTIISRNPIVSVLFLIGLFVNIAGLLILVGYDYIGLSYILVYVGAVSILFLFILMLINIRISELVSETNNDIPLAVITVLLFYFIIGQVIPSNLTDNTIVTSLSNSFSEVYNVQLDNEILNIIDLKQEIAYASSKSWDNSLIEFTHITGIGNIMYTNYSLWLIISSVILLVGMVGAIVITIKQK
- the nad4 gene encoding NADH dehydrogenase subunit 4, which encodes MSLLLLITPLIGIGLITIETNYGLSLFNEIKIKSIALLTSIINLIISLVMFIIFDFSSKSYSFIEEHYQISYFDIYLGVDGLSIYFVLLTTIIMPIAILSNWNSITSKNVLSFVVIMLLLETLLLAVFLVLDVLLFYIFFESILPPLFLLIGLFGSSNKVRASFYLFLYTLFGSLFMLLSIIAMSSIMGTTDFDALSKSNFSYITQLFLFYGIFIAFAVKTPVIFLNTWLLKAHVESPLSGSIILAGIVLKLSLYGIFRLILPLLPKASINYTYIIYVIGVITILYASFSTLRTIDIKELIAYSSVSHAAVYLIGAFSNTIQGIEGSIALGLAHGFVSSGLFICAGGILYDRSSTRLITYYRGLAQIMPIFSVLFFILSLGNSGTPLTLNFLGEFMSLYGVFERMPILGVLASSSIVFSAAYTIFMYNRIVFGGSYSVYFKDNIGDVTRREFIMLLIFVILTVLFGIYPAPILDGLHYSVSSLIYNVN
- the nad1 gene encoding NADH dehydrogenase subunit 1, which gives rise to MSNIISIIQGLLVIVPALISVAFVTISERKVMASMQRRVGPNAVGYYGLLQAFADALKLLLKEYVAPTQANIILFFLGPVITLIFALLGYLVIPYAPGTFISDHRLGIFFMLAVSAIATYGILLAGWSANSKYAFLGSLRSTAQLISYELILSSVLLLVILLTGSLNVITIVESQKAVSLLLPLLPLFIVFFIGSIAETNRAPFDLAEAESELVSGFMTEHSASIFVFFFLAEYASIILICILNSILFFGGYLSIIVFSIISLLDLSREDTLFHVLISIISSSPINLAVKTSILVFVFIWVRASFPRIRFDQLMSVCWLVLLPITIAYVILLPCVVSGLLINPVNISLL